Proteins encoded together in one Chitinophaga lutea window:
- a CDS encoding DUF3526 domain-containing protein, which yields MYRLAFRNFIRSRSVIIALVLFLLVGIVSIFIGKQFLEKQQAAIEAVTQLQKEQIERNVEYVQDQFGLLMYYLRFAYINPPDPVTALAIGQQDVNSSIQYLTIRGLEGQRYDTGLYNPYNQLTGNLDLSFVILFFFPLLIIAFNFNVLSQESELGTWPLVKVQVNQPLRFILQKLGIRLIVVLALLFTLLALAILIIGLPPSERLAAYIVTAVLYILCWFAVSFLVIALRRSSSVSALLLLCTWVMLCLLVPAIINNYLTVRYPVKEAYSTFIKQRDGYHTKWDKNADSTMQAFFGHYPQFRNYVWNSPKFNYMWYYAMQQLGDDESAPDSEAMQRKLRQRQQSAGTTALFFPPMHAQLQFTGIAGTGLEQHLHYLDSTAVFHENKKLHFFPKIFGDSAVIGENWAQHVPQYFQPANPVKWALLVMPFIIFVTMLGAAGILIFNKNEAK from the coding sequence ATGTATCGTTTAGCATTTAGGAATTTTATACGCAGCAGGTCGGTCATCATCGCTTTGGTACTTTTCCTGCTTGTTGGCATTGTCAGTATATTCATTGGCAAACAGTTCCTTGAAAAGCAACAGGCGGCCATTGAAGCGGTGACGCAGCTCCAAAAAGAGCAGATCGAACGGAATGTCGAGTACGTACAGGACCAATTCGGCCTGCTAATGTATTACCTCCGGTTTGCCTACATCAACCCGCCAGATCCTGTTACGGCACTGGCCATCGGGCAACAGGATGTGAATTCTTCCATACAATACCTGACCATCCGCGGTCTGGAAGGACAGCGATACGATACCGGCCTGTACAATCCCTATAATCAGCTGACCGGTAACCTCGACCTGAGCTTTGTAATCCTGTTCTTCTTTCCCCTGCTGATCATAGCTTTCAACTTCAACGTGCTGTCGCAGGAAAGCGAGCTTGGCACCTGGCCGCTCGTGAAAGTGCAGGTGAATCAACCCTTAAGGTTTATTCTCCAGAAACTCGGTATCAGGCTGATCGTTGTGCTGGCGCTCCTATTCACCCTGCTTGCACTGGCGATCCTGATCATCGGATTGCCGCCGAGCGAACGTTTGGCGGCTTACATTGTCACCGCCGTACTGTATATCCTTTGCTGGTTTGCAGTCAGCTTCCTGGTAATAGCCCTTCGCCGTAGCAGCAGCGTTAGCGCATTGTTGCTGCTGTGTACCTGGGTAATGCTCTGCCTGCTGGTGCCGGCCATTATCAATAATTACCTGACGGTACGCTACCCGGTTAAAGAGGCTTACAGCACCTTTATTAAGCAGCGGGACGGTTATCATACCAAATGGGACAAAAATGCAGACAGTACAATGCAGGCATTTTTCGGGCACTATCCGCAATTCAGGAATTATGTATGGAACAGCCCGAAATTCAACTACATGTGGTACTATGCCATGCAGCAGCTCGGCGACGATGAATCCGCTCCAGACAGTGAAGCAATGCAGCGCAAACTCCGGCAGCGTCAGCAGTCTGCCGGCACAACGGCACTGTTCTTCCCACCCATGCACGCGCAGTTGCAGTTTACCGGCATAGCCGGCACCGGGCTGGAACAACACCTGCATTACCTGGACAGCACTGCCGTGTTCCATGAAAACAAGAAGCTGCACTTCTTCCCGAAAATATTCGGTGACAGCGCCGTGATTGGGGAAAACTGGGCTCAACACGTTCCACAATATTTCCAACCGGCAAACCCCGTTAAATGGGCCTTGTTAGTAATGCCTTTTATCATATTCGTGACAATGCTGGGCGCGGCAGGCATTCTTATTTTCAACAAAAATGAAGCAAAGTAA
- a CDS encoding chromate resistance protein ChrB domain-containing protein has protein sequence MKWITRERPKIDRIACPWLIARFIDPQAEIIYVPAPEVISRAAALQAIPFDVPDVEYTHCGDECTFDYFLRKHALEDPALQQLAVIVRAADTDRFGLAPQAAGLWAISAGLSHNHTNDHEMLEIGRKVYDALYSWARYQQEEKHTWQYKK, from the coding sequence ATGAAGTGGATTACCCGTGAGCGGCCCAAAATCGACCGCATCGCCTGTCCGTGGCTGATTGCCCGGTTCATAGATCCGCAGGCGGAAATCATCTACGTGCCCGCGCCGGAGGTCATCTCACGCGCTGCGGCGCTGCAGGCCATTCCATTTGATGTGCCGGATGTGGAATATACCCACTGCGGCGACGAGTGCACCTTCGATTATTTCCTCAGGAAGCACGCACTGGAAGATCCCGCCCTGCAGCAGCTGGCGGTAATCGTCAGGGCGGCCGATACCGACCGGTTCGGCCTGGCTCCGCAGGCGGCCGGGTTGTGGGCCATTTCCGCTGGGCTTTCCCATAACCACACCAACGATCATGAAATGCTGGAGATCGGCAGGAAGGTGTACGACGCCCTCTACAGCTGGGCCCGCTACCAACAGGAGGAAAAACACACATGGCAGTACAAAAAATAA
- a CDS encoding helix-turn-helix domain-containing protein, which yields MWIADNTLKKKYNIKDFLEYTNISGYKNNHIHLVEYQKQKLMRRVSAPIELGFYFLAIKLNFDKTRNFGQTMLDQADAFVYLDQPGDFLQWDIEHQISGYHILIDAGLFRKIAKEYSFTYYNNHEALFITKEEEKTITDLFQKALKEFDRNENFSKDIVISYASLILLYIQKFYSRQFDTREELYNTTVADFYKNLEAYYDDEKNALKMPSVSYFSDMANLSSNYFGDLIKHYTGRSPQEHIHQLIVQIAKNRLRTTSLSISEIAFSLGFEYPSYFATFFKKETGISPSVFRNQ from the coding sequence TTGTGGATAGCGGATAATACTTTGAAGAAAAAATATAATATAAAGGACTTTCTTGAATACACCAATATAAGCGGTTACAAGAACAATCATATCCATTTGGTGGAATATCAGAAGCAAAAGCTGATGAGGAGAGTATCCGCTCCCATAGAGCTTGGTTTTTACTTTCTTGCAATTAAACTGAACTTTGATAAAACCAGGAATTTTGGTCAGACAATGCTCGACCAGGCAGATGCTTTTGTGTATCTCGACCAACCGGGAGATTTCCTTCAATGGGATATAGAGCACCAGATATCAGGGTATCATATCCTTATTGATGCGGGACTGTTCAGGAAAATCGCCAAAGAATACAGCTTTACATACTACAATAATCATGAGGCGCTATTCATAACCAAAGAAGAAGAAAAAACGATTACTGACCTTTTTCAAAAAGCCCTGAAAGAATTTGACCGGAATGAAAATTTCTCCAAGGATATTGTAATTTCCTATGCGTCGCTTATCCTGTTGTATATTCAGAAGTTTTACAGCAGACAATTTGACACAAGGGAAGAATTGTATAACACTACCGTAGCTGACTTTTATAAAAATCTCGAAGCATACTATGATGATGAAAAGAATGCGCTAAAAATGCCCTCGGTGTCTTATTTTTCGGATATGGCCAATTTGTCTTCCAATTACTTCGGCGACCTCATAAAGCACTATACAGGACGTTCGCCGCAAGAACATATACATCAGCTAATCGTTCAGATAGCAAAGAACAGACTCAGAACAACCTCTCTAAGTATAAGTGAAATTGCCTTCAGCCTGGGGTTTGAATATCCCTCCTACTTCGCCACGTTTTTCAAAAAGGAAACAGGTATTTCTCCAAGTGTTTTCCGGAATCAGTAA
- a CDS encoding MFS transporter produces the protein MTGNPYSRWLVLLVILTAPLLYVIDIFIINISIPTIQSSLGGTQGEMQLVIAGYLLGSACFLIIGGRAGDYLGRKKIFFWGMLFFTVASCVCGMAQTMQQLNIARFLQGVSSAFMVTQSIALIQELFPEQKQRAKAIGWYGITLSIAAIIGQILGGYLAEVKTAIEGWRLIFFINVPVGITALWAIRKYLPETKRETGIGFDYSGALLLMCGLGSFIYAITEGRERGWPAWSIVLLLSGSITMVSFFYNQKKKTAAGRHPLMDTQLFKNRHFILGLLSVLFHFMFHTAYLLIVAVYLQNGLGLSALACGLYFVPHAILFMGSSILASKLLTTYGKNVLLAGLLIIFISFVLQIKMFTTESQPLLNMLLIGIYGLGNGMVLPFLLNIVLDNIPARHAGVSAGIFSTFQQIASALGICIIGGLFYNSVFQETGAAYKVALDNGLIAGIVCMMIVACMLFSLPASRQGEGRANAVSFE, from the coding sequence ATGACTGGTAATCCATATTCCAGGTGGCTGGTGCTGCTTGTGATCCTGACAGCGCCGTTGCTGTATGTGATCGATATTTTCATCATCAATATTTCCATTCCAACCATCCAATCGAGCCTGGGAGGCACTCAGGGAGAGATGCAGCTGGTAATCGCAGGATATCTGCTGGGCAGCGCCTGTTTCCTGATCATCGGCGGAAGGGCGGGTGATTACCTGGGCAGAAAAAAAATATTCTTTTGGGGAATGCTTTTCTTCACTGTCGCCTCCTGCGTCTGTGGCATGGCGCAAACGATGCAGCAACTGAATATCGCGCGGTTCCTGCAGGGAGTCAGTTCCGCGTTCATGGTCACCCAATCCATCGCGCTGATCCAGGAACTGTTCCCTGAGCAAAAGCAGCGTGCAAAAGCCATTGGATGGTATGGCATTACACTGAGCATTGCCGCCATTATCGGGCAGATCCTCGGCGGCTACCTCGCTGAGGTAAAAACAGCCATTGAAGGATGGCGGCTGATCTTTTTTATCAATGTGCCTGTCGGCATCACGGCGCTGTGGGCCATCCGGAAGTATTTACCGGAAACCAAAAGAGAAACCGGCATCGGTTTCGACTATTCAGGGGCTTTGCTGCTGATGTGCGGGCTCGGCAGCTTTATCTATGCCATTACGGAAGGAAGGGAACGTGGCTGGCCCGCATGGAGTATTGTATTGCTGCTTTCCGGCAGCATCACCATGGTCAGTTTCTTTTACAACCAGAAAAAGAAGACCGCCGCCGGCAGGCATCCGCTGATGGATACGCAACTGTTCAAAAACAGGCATTTCATTCTCGGTTTGTTATCCGTGCTTTTCCATTTTATGTTCCATACGGCCTACCTGCTAATAGTAGCGGTATATCTTCAGAATGGGCTGGGGCTCTCCGCGCTGGCATGCGGCCTCTATTTCGTTCCACATGCCATCCTTTTTATGGGAAGTTCCATACTGGCCTCGAAACTGCTTACAACTTACGGTAAAAATGTTCTGCTTGCCGGATTGCTGATCATCTTCATCAGTTTTGTATTGCAGATAAAAATGTTCACTACGGAAAGCCAGCCCTTGCTGAACATGCTGCTCATCGGGATATATGGCCTGGGCAACGGGATGGTGCTTCCGTTTTTGTTGAATATAGTGCTGGACAACATCCCGGCCCGCCATGCAGGGGTATCGGCCGGTATTTTTTCCACCTTTCAGCAAATTGCTTCGGCGCTCGGCATCTGCATTATCGGAGGACTTTTCTATAATTCGGTTTTTCAGGAAACGGGCGCTGCTTACAAAGTTGCCCTCGATAATGGCCTTATTGCCGGTATCGTTTGTATGATGATTGTTGCCTGCATGTTGTTTTCGCTTCCTGCCAGCCGCCAGGGGGAGGGACGCGCTAATGCGGTTTCCTTTGAATAG
- a CDS encoding alpha/beta hydrolase, with protein MKAVKFKNRNWDVAGILQFPKDFDETKKYPAIVCAHPISSCKEQTAGSIYGKALAESGFITLAFDASNQGESGGEVRFLEDPAIRVEDFRCAADYLATLNFIDEEKIGVLGVCGGGGYAANAAMTERRFRAVVTVVGANYGRLLREGDFSADAAIKTLEGIARQRTAQARGAEPAITVYRPNSQEDRKAAGLNDIDIIEAVDYYQTPRGQHPNSPNHLRVDSLDKAMSFDAFHLAELLLTQPLHIVVGDKVGAFGSYRDGFELFNKAASKQKSIQVVQGASHYDLYDGAAATGKALEQIIPFFKEHLV; from the coding sequence ATGAAAGCAGTAAAATTCAAAAACAGAAATTGGGATGTGGCAGGTATTTTACAGTTTCCGAAAGATTTTGATGAAACAAAAAAATATCCGGCTATTGTTTGTGCGCACCCCATAAGCAGTTGCAAGGAGCAGACAGCAGGAAGCATATACGGTAAGGCGTTAGCGGAATCAGGATTTATCACGCTGGCTTTTGACGCATCCAATCAGGGAGAAAGCGGCGGAGAAGTGAGATTTTTGGAAGACCCTGCAATCCGCGTAGAGGATTTTCGTTGTGCAGCAGACTACCTGGCTACATTAAACTTCATAGATGAAGAGAAGATCGGCGTTTTGGGTGTTTGTGGCGGCGGTGGCTACGCTGCAAATGCAGCAATGACTGAAAGAAGGTTCAGAGCGGTAGTAACGGTAGTTGGCGCGAATTATGGACGTTTGCTTCGCGAAGGAGACTTTTCTGCCGATGCGGCTATAAAAACCTTGGAGGGAATAGCCAGGCAACGTACCGCACAGGCAAGAGGTGCCGAACCTGCCATTACAGTTTACAGACCTAATTCACAGGAAGACAGAAAAGCTGCCGGGTTAAATGATATTGATATCATAGAAGCAGTTGATTATTACCAGACACCGAGAGGGCAGCATCCGAACTCTCCCAACCATCTACGTGTGGACAGTCTGGATAAAGCAATGTCTTTTGACGCGTTCCATTTAGCGGAATTATTACTTACCCAACCACTGCACATAGTTGTTGGCGATAAAGTAGGTGCGTTTGGATCGTACAGGGACGGGTTTGAGCTGTTTAATAAGGCCGCCTCAAAACAGAAAAGCATTCAGGTCGTTCAGGGAGCAAGCCATTATGATTTGTATGACGGAGCGGCAGCTACCGGTAAAGCCCTGGAGCAAATTATTCCATTTTTTAAAGAACATCTTGTGTAA
- a CDS encoding nuclear transport factor 2 family protein, with protein MKTLASEVGIEEEKHLILLTLNDYLQGRPVKDIERLRGAFHPDSHIRTIIDGKLVQWTLPQYLDLVAEATIQECQPKLLSYTWDGDTGAAHVQLTFATFRFIDRFNLVKLDGKWLIVDKVSYRQELP; from the coding sequence ATGAAAACTCTGGCAAGTGAAGTAGGTATAGAAGAGGAAAAACATCTCATCCTGCTTACGCTTAACGATTATCTTCAAGGACGTCCGGTAAAAGACATCGAAAGGCTCCGGGGAGCATTTCACCCCGATTCACATATCAGGACCATCATAGATGGAAAGTTGGTTCAGTGGACACTGCCGCAATACCTCGACCTGGTTGCCGAAGCAACCATACAGGAATGCCAACCCAAACTCCTTTCATACACCTGGGATGGAGACACAGGAGCTGCCCACGTACAATTGACCTTTGCCACCTTCCGGTTCATTGACCGGTTTAACCTGGTAAAGTTAGACGGGAAATGGCTGATCGTGGATAAGGTCTCCTATCGGCAGGAATTGCCGTGA
- a CDS encoding DUF6340 family protein: MTTKTYLKNLLFITLAAATFSSCKSTELVYINVLKPAPVTIPSYVKSPGVLNRTTITAQHKAVDVVDKIFSLEGAQLDKEGAQSSVSGLAGELLKNNRFSEVKELGELDLTTTAPGLFSAPLSWETVDKICREHHVDALFSLELFDTDSKISYAAAPVSLKTPVGNVSGLEHRASMLTSVKTGWRIYDPASRNILDEFPLSRDITFSGRGINPAAAAGALINRKEAVKEVGAQAGQHYAMRIIPYRTRVTRDYYVKGTDNFRTARRKAQTGNWDGAAELWKKETTNPSNTVAGRACYNMAIICEINGELDLAIKWSQKAYEEYNNRLALKYINLLKNRQAGNELLKQQQVE, encoded by the coding sequence ATGACTACGAAAACATACCTGAAAAACCTGCTTTTCATCACTTTAGCAGCGGCCACGTTCAGTTCCTGCAAATCTACCGAGCTGGTTTACATTAATGTATTGAAACCGGCGCCTGTGACCATACCGTCCTATGTTAAAAGTCCCGGCGTGCTGAACAGGACCACCATCACGGCACAGCATAAGGCGGTAGACGTCGTTGACAAGATATTCAGCCTGGAGGGGGCGCAGCTGGACAAGGAAGGGGCACAAAGCAGCGTGAGCGGGCTTGCCGGCGAACTGCTGAAGAACAACCGTTTCAGTGAGGTAAAAGAGCTGGGCGAGCTGGATTTGACCACCACTGCCCCGGGACTTTTCTCTGCGCCGCTCTCCTGGGAAACCGTAGATAAAATATGCCGGGAACATCATGTGGATGCCCTCTTCTCGCTGGAACTTTTTGACACCGATTCCAAGATCAGCTACGCCGCTGCACCGGTTTCCTTGAAAACCCCGGTGGGCAATGTATCGGGCTTGGAGCACCGGGCCAGCATGCTGACCAGTGTCAAAACAGGCTGGCGGATCTATGATCCCGCCAGCAGGAATATCCTGGATGAATTTCCCCTTTCCAGGGATATTACTTTTTCCGGCAGAGGCATCAACCCGGCCGCCGCCGCGGGTGCATTGATCAACCGCAAAGAGGCGGTAAAGGAAGTGGGCGCACAGGCGGGGCAACATTATGCCATGCGGATTATTCCCTACCGGACCAGGGTAACCAGGGATTATTATGTGAAAGGCACAGACAATTTCAGGACCGCCCGGCGTAAAGCGCAAACCGGCAACTGGGACGGCGCCGCTGAGCTATGGAAGAAAGAGACCACGAATCCCAGCAACACCGTGGCCGGCAGGGCCTGCTATAATATGGCGATCATCTGTGAGATCAACGGAGAGCTGGACCTTGCGATCAAATGGTCGCAGAAAGCCTACGAGGAATATAACAATCGTCTTGCGCTGAAGTACATCAATTTGCTGAAGAACAGGCAGGCCGGCAACGAACTGCTGAAGCAGCAGCAGGTGGAATGA
- a CDS encoding ABC transporter permease: protein MKEERQHHPPAWAQRFVEWYCKPALVEDLTGDLNECFERNVRTIGPRRAKLIYIIDAFKFFRSYTVRKSIFVNLFMNRIMIGSYVKTSGRNLMRNKLFSFINILGLAISMSVGLLLIAFVLDLRSYDRFHQNGERIYRITNVLTSNSEENGKFATTSVKTGQLIREKVNGIEEVTIMRNNFSGDAKVGDNVLPITGFWAEPSLFRVFTFPMMEGNPATALKDPYSVVLTETAARKLFGNQAALGKAITVDTLVYQVTGIMKDVPFFSHISFEALVSLSTAEQTHKGDKHFADWTNMWSNSVYILPSENADMAAIRSQLGALAREENLAEENTSIQLELLPLYNIVVGESLRQSEGGPGFAGPHMPPIVLWILGGLAFVVILSACFNYTNLSIARAMRRIREIGLRKAIGAGKSQVRLQFLAEAVMISLAALLLSFLLFLALRPLLINMAPEMQRTVKLDLTPAMVVAFIVFSVAVGVVAGFMPAIFFSKISPINAFGNVASVKMFKYLTLRRALVVLQYTVTLIFITTTAVGYVQYKNILAFDLGFSTTNILNINMQDNKPDAMLKELREMPEVTALSRSLITTGVGNAWGGNMKYKDSRDSALVMTNHVDENYLPLHDYKLIAGGNFIARPATAEAVGEVIVNQQVVKRFNIGSGNPEKAIGEEITLNGRKLTIVGVMQDFHYGKVENLIGPVAFTFWTPGDRAIISAKIQSADMPGTLAKIESTWKKIDRVHPFMAEFYDEEIEEAYSEFSTMIKIIGFLSFLAISIASMGLFGMVVFTTETRLKEIGIRKVMGASAGNLIFLLSRGFLFLLSVSALIALPATYLFFRTVVLPHFPYHTPVQVTELTVGLLAVLLIAFMMIGSQTLKAARSNPVAVLKSE from the coding sequence ATGAAAGAAGAACGGCAACACCACCCGCCCGCCTGGGCGCAGCGTTTTGTGGAATGGTACTGTAAGCCCGCGCTCGTGGAGGATCTTACGGGGGACCTCAACGAATGTTTTGAGCGGAACGTGCGAACCATCGGGCCACGCCGTGCGAAGCTGATCTACATCATTGATGCCTTCAAATTCTTCAGAAGCTATACGGTACGGAAATCAATATTTGTCAACCTTTTTATGAACCGGATCATGATCGGAAGCTACGTTAAAACATCAGGGCGCAACCTCATGCGCAACAAGCTGTTCTCATTCATCAATATCCTTGGCCTGGCCATCAGTATGTCCGTCGGGTTATTGCTGATCGCGTTTGTGCTCGACCTGCGTTCGTACGACAGGTTCCACCAAAACGGCGAGCGGATCTACCGCATCACCAACGTACTGACCTCCAACAGCGAAGAGAACGGCAAGTTTGCGACCACCTCCGTAAAAACGGGACAGCTCATCCGGGAGAAGGTGAACGGCATCGAGGAAGTGACGATCATGCGCAACAACTTTTCGGGCGATGCGAAGGTGGGCGACAATGTTCTTCCCATCACCGGTTTCTGGGCGGAGCCATCGTTGTTCAGGGTTTTCACCTTCCCGATGATGGAAGGCAACCCGGCAACGGCACTGAAAGATCCCTATTCGGTCGTTCTCACGGAAACGGCGGCAAGGAAGCTGTTCGGTAACCAGGCCGCGCTCGGCAAGGCCATCACGGTGGACACGCTCGTGTACCAGGTGACCGGTATCATGAAAGACGTTCCCTTCTTTTCGCACATCAGTTTCGAAGCGCTGGTATCATTGTCCACGGCCGAACAAACCCATAAAGGCGATAAACATTTTGCCGACTGGACCAACATGTGGTCCAACTCCGTTTACATCCTGCCATCGGAAAATGCCGACATGGCTGCCATCCGCTCGCAGCTCGGCGCGCTTGCCAGGGAGGAGAATCTCGCCGAAGAAAATACCAGCATCCAGCTCGAACTGCTTCCTTTGTACAACATCGTGGTGGGAGAGAGCCTCCGTCAATCTGAAGGCGGCCCAGGGTTCGCGGGCCCTCACATGCCCCCGATCGTGCTCTGGATACTCGGCGGGCTGGCATTTGTGGTGATACTGTCCGCCTGTTTCAACTATACCAATCTGTCGATAGCGCGCGCCATGCGCCGCATCAGGGAAATAGGCCTTCGCAAGGCGATCGGCGCCGGAAAGAGCCAGGTGCGGCTGCAGTTCCTGGCCGAGGCGGTCATGATCTCCCTGGCGGCCCTGCTGCTTTCATTCCTCCTGTTTCTCGCCCTGCGCCCGCTGCTGATCAACATGGCCCCGGAGATGCAACGCACGGTGAAACTCGATCTCACGCCAGCCATGGTTGTGGCCTTCATCGTTTTTTCAGTCGCCGTGGGAGTTGTTGCCGGCTTCATGCCCGCGATATTCTTTTCGAAAATCAGCCCCATCAATGCCTTCGGGAATGTCGCCTCGGTGAAAATGTTCAAATACCTCACGCTGAGGCGCGCTTTGGTGGTGCTGCAATACACGGTTACACTGATCTTCATTACCACCACCGCCGTCGGCTACGTGCAGTATAAGAACATCCTGGCATTCGACCTGGGGTTCAGCACTACCAACATCCTGAACATCAACATGCAGGACAATAAACCCGACGCGATGCTCAAGGAACTCCGCGAGATGCCGGAGGTAACCGCACTGTCCAGATCGCTGATCACCACCGGGGTAGGGAACGCCTGGGGCGGCAATATGAAATACAAAGATTCGCGGGATTCCGCGCTGGTGATGACCAACCATGTTGACGAAAATTATTTGCCGCTGCATGACTATAAACTCATAGCCGGAGGGAATTTTATCGCCCGGCCCGCCACAGCCGAGGCCGTAGGCGAGGTAATCGTCAACCAGCAGGTTGTAAAGCGGTTCAACATCGGTTCCGGCAACCCCGAGAAAGCGATCGGGGAGGAGATCACCCTGAACGGGCGCAAACTGACCATTGTCGGCGTCATGCAGGACTTTCACTATGGCAAGGTGGAGAACCTCATCGGGCCGGTAGCCTTCACGTTCTGGACACCCGGCGACAGGGCCATCATCAGCGCCAAAATACAAAGCGCCGACATGCCGGGCACCCTGGCCAAAATTGAGTCCACCTGGAAGAAGATCGATCGTGTTCATCCGTTTATGGCCGAATTCTATGACGAAGAAATAGAAGAAGCGTACAGCGAATTTTCCACCATGATCAAGATCATCGGGTTCCTGTCGTTCCTGGCTATTTCCATCGCATCCATGGGGTTGTTCGGCATGGTGGTGTTCACCACGGAAACAAGACTGAAGGAAATCGGCATCCGGAAAGTGATGGGCGCCAGTGCCGGCAACCTTATTTTCCTGCTGAGCCGCGGGTTCCTGTTCCTCCTGTCCGTATCGGCGCTCATTGCCCTGCCGGCGACTTACCTCTTTTTCAGAACCGTTGTGCTTCCTCATTTCCCTTATCACACGCCCGTGCAAGTCACCGAACTGACCGTTGGCTTGCTCGCGGTATTGCTGATCGCTTTCATGATGATCGGATCGCAAACGTTGAAGGCGGCGAGGAGCAACCCGGTGGCGGTGCTGAAGAGTGAATAG
- a CDS encoding chromate transporter, whose amino-acid sequence MDKTTPAYSLRDIVIYFLKLGTWGFGGPVALAGYMHRDLVERKGWISEEDYREGLALAQLAPGPLAAQLGIYIGYVHYKVPGATLAGLAFVLPSFLMVLALGYIYTLWEGIPWMQAVFYGVGAAVIGIIAMSAYKLTRKSIGTDKWLIGIYLLSAIYTVWYETENVWLFLGAGVLYWLVKSPPKRFWLPGRGTAPSLLLLPALQSAGATASGGTLWKILLYFTKAGAFVFGSGLAIVPFLYGGVVKEYGWLNEQQFLDAVAVAMITPGPVVITVGFIGFLVAGFPGACVAAFATFFPCYLFTVLPAPYFRKYGKHPGIKAFVDGVTAAAIGAISGAVIVLGKRSLTDAWTIGLALVTALVLYRFKKIPEPLIILLAAVIGILLKTIKGAL is encoded by the coding sequence ATGGACAAAACCACACCCGCTTACTCGCTGCGGGACATCGTGATCTACTTCCTGAAACTGGGCACCTGGGGCTTTGGTGGTCCTGTAGCGCTGGCAGGTTATATGCACCGCGACCTCGTGGAGCGCAAAGGCTGGATCAGCGAGGAAGACTACAGGGAAGGACTGGCGCTTGCCCAGCTGGCTCCCGGGCCGCTGGCCGCACAGCTCGGCATCTACATCGGCTACGTACACTATAAAGTGCCCGGCGCAACGCTGGCCGGCCTGGCATTCGTGCTACCGTCTTTCCTGATGGTGCTGGCGCTCGGCTATATATACACGTTATGGGAAGGCATCCCCTGGATGCAGGCCGTTTTCTATGGCGTAGGAGCGGCGGTGATCGGTATCATCGCCATGAGCGCCTACAAGCTCACCCGCAAGTCCATCGGCACGGATAAATGGCTGATCGGTATTTACCTGCTGTCGGCCATATATACAGTCTGGTACGAAACGGAAAATGTCTGGCTGTTCCTGGGTGCGGGCGTGCTGTACTGGCTCGTAAAATCGCCGCCGAAACGGTTCTGGCTGCCCGGCCGGGGAACTGCGCCGTCGCTGCTGTTGCTGCCGGCCTTGCAAAGCGCGGGCGCGACGGCATCCGGCGGCACGCTTTGGAAGATCCTGCTGTACTTCACCAAAGCCGGCGCTTTCGTGTTCGGCAGCGGGCTGGCGATCGTTCCTTTCCTGTACGGTGGTGTGGTGAAGGAATACGGCTGGCTGAATGAACAGCAGTTCCTGGACGCGGTGGCGGTGGCGATGATCACGCCGGGGCCGGTGGTGATCACCGTGGGATTCATCGGGTTCCTGGTGGCGGGATTTCCCGGCGCCTGCGTGGCCGCCTTTGCAACATTCTTCCCCTGCTACCTGTTTACCGTATTACCGGCGCCTTATTTCCGCAAGTACGGGAAGCACCCCGGTATCAAGGCCTTTGTGGATGGCGTGACTGCCGCAGCCATCGGTGCCATCTCGGGCGCCGTGATCGTATTGGGCAAACGCTCCCTTACCGATGCATGGACCATCGGGCTGGCCCTGGTGACGGCACTGGTGCTTTACCGCTTCAAGAAAATCCCCGAGCCGCTGATTATCCTGCTCGCAGCCGTGATCGGTATACTATTGAAAACGATTAAAGGAGCACTGTAG